The Streptomyces sp. NBC_01689 genome includes a window with the following:
- a CDS encoding uracil-DNA glycosylase: MAPRPLHEIVEAGWAKALEPVAGRIAEMGDFLRAEIAAGRTYLPAGQNVLRAFQQPFDEVRVLVVGQDPYPTPGHAVGLSFSVAPDVRPLPGSLINIFRELNTDLGLPQPSNGDLTPWTRQGVLLLNKALTTAPRSPAAHRGKGWEEVTEQAIRALAARGRPLVSVLWGRDARNVRPLLGDLPAVESAHPSPMSADRGFFGSRPFSRANELLVGQGAQPVDWRLP; this comes from the coding sequence GTGGCACCACGACCCTTGCATGAAATCGTCGAAGCGGGCTGGGCGAAAGCCCTGGAACCCGTGGCCGGGCGGATCGCCGAGATGGGGGACTTCCTCCGCGCGGAGATCGCCGCGGGACGCACCTACCTCCCGGCCGGCCAGAACGTCCTACGGGCCTTCCAGCAGCCGTTCGACGAGGTCCGCGTCCTCGTCGTCGGACAGGACCCCTATCCGACCCCGGGGCACGCCGTGGGGCTGTCGTTCTCGGTGGCTCCGGACGTCCGTCCGCTGCCGGGCAGCCTGATCAACATCTTCCGGGAGCTGAACACGGACCTGGGGCTGCCCCAGCCGTCCAACGGCGATCTGACGCCCTGGACCCGGCAGGGCGTGCTGTTGCTCAACAAGGCGCTGACGACGGCCCCCCGCAGTCCGGCCGCCCACCGCGGCAAGGGCTGGGAAGAGGTCACCGAGCAGGCGATCCGCGCGCTGGCCGCGCGCGGGCGTCCGCTGGTGTCCGTCCTGTGGGGCCGCGACGCCCGCAACGTACGCCCCTTGCTCGGCGATCTGCCCGCCGTGGAGTCCGCGCACCCGTCACCCATGTCCGCGGACCGCGGGTTCTTCGGCTCCCGCCCCTTCAGCCGCGCCAACGAACTGCTGGTCGGCCAGGGAGCGCAGCCGGTGGACTGGCGCCTGCCGTGA
- a CDS encoding Rv1733c family protein, translated as MAPFRGPKIPNAWLWRWRRNPLRRRSDTLEAWVVLVAGALTVLGGVLAGLLATHTVEHGLARQRAEWHSVPALLAEDVPSSTGVASGADIVWAKVRWTAADGSRHDGQARVPVGSHEGTPVTVWTDDGGRLVTRPASPSQARLRASLVGILMGVSAGGVPFVGGRLLRGHMERRRMERWDEEWQRIGPLWGRKTG; from the coding sequence ATGGCGCCGTTCCGTGGTCCGAAGATCCCGAACGCCTGGCTGTGGAGGTGGCGGCGGAATCCCCTGCGGCGTCGCAGTGACACGCTGGAGGCCTGGGTCGTGCTCGTCGCCGGGGCGCTCACCGTGCTCGGCGGGGTGCTCGCCGGCCTCCTGGCGACGCACACCGTGGAGCACGGCCTGGCCCGGCAGCGCGCCGAGTGGCACTCCGTCCCGGCACTGCTCGCCGAGGACGTACCGAGCTCGACCGGGGTGGCGTCCGGAGCCGACATCGTGTGGGCGAAGGTCCGGTGGACCGCGGCGGACGGATCGCGGCACGACGGCCAGGCACGGGTGCCGGTCGGGAGTCACGAGGGGACCCCGGTCACCGTGTGGACGGACGACGGCGGCCGGCTCGTCACCAGGCCCGCCTCCCCCTCCCAGGCCCGGCTGCGGGCCTCGCTGGTCGGGATCCTGATGGGGGTGAGCGCCGGGGGAGTGCCGTTCGTCGGCGGGCGGCTGCTGCGCGGGCACATGGAACGGCGCCGGATGGAGCGGTGGGACGAGGAGTGGCAGCGGATCGGGCCGCTGTGGGGACGCAAGACCGGCTGA
- a CDS encoding ArsR/SmtB family transcription factor, with protein MATEVGGFDDPSAEVLAEAAAAFGLLASSARLHIVWALAQGESDVTGLAERVGGALPAVSQHLTKLKLAGLVRSRREGRRQVYLVDDPDVVTVVRLMVGQLTDRADGSGRSGASGLPAQGAVRRLRGFGA; from the coding sequence GTGGCGACAGAGGTCGGCGGGTTCGACGATCCGTCCGCCGAGGTCCTGGCGGAGGCGGCCGCGGCGTTCGGGCTGCTCGCCTCCTCGGCACGGCTGCACATCGTGTGGGCGCTGGCGCAGGGCGAGAGCGACGTGACCGGACTCGCCGAGCGGGTCGGCGGCGCGCTGCCCGCGGTGAGCCAGCATCTCACCAAGCTGAAGCTCGCCGGTCTCGTGCGGTCCCGGCGCGAGGGCAGGCGACAGGTCTACCTCGTCGACGACCCGGACGTGGTCACCGTCGTACGGCTCATGGTCGGCCAACTGACCGACCGGGCCGACGGGTCCGGCCGGTCCGGGGCGTCCGGGCTGCCCGCCCAAGGGGCGGTGCGGCGGCTGCGCGGCTTCGGCGCCTGA
- a CDS encoding cation-translocating P-type ATPase encodes MSSGPQGPASPPQDPWEPDAVHALHGLHGPGDSHDPSSPPYARLPDGPTTLQVLRCLDSGPRGLTEAEAAARLVRFGPHDMPSRDTESWPRLFARGLREPFTAVLLCLGLVSAAVAAWGTACVILSLVSVSCVLRASGESRADRSLAGLRRLVAETATVVRRAADGMPPAVRDIPVGELVPGDVVRLGPGDLVPADVRLLRANGLTVRQAALTGESSAVVKNTADAPDTTYEDGRAGDERQDHERQDHERDRRRDDGAARQGVFGQRQLCFQGSGVVTGSGTAVVLATGARTRFAAAHGDPAGGRNGSRGRAAGAVDRSAASISSVLVRFMLLTPPLVLTANAALRGRGLETLPFAVAVAVGLTPEMLPVIVSTSLARSASLLARTRGVIVKRLPALHDLGAVDVLCLDKTGTLTQDRPVVERAVDALGADDPEVLRLAAVNAWWTLQLAEPPTPDALDGALLEAADADGAGREPAAAGARHEAAEAYGGTARPRTGIAAAHGGTGTAAAHGGAADPHGGVAGAHSGVGRAHAEVAGAYDGVAALPFDPHRRIATAVVRHPRRLGVHTVVVKGAAEEVLRRCDLAQDERDALLGLAADRADEGLRVLAVATADRPARRRGWTPADERGLTFRGFVTFRDTLAPTAAEALRGLGGRGVSVKVLTGDHPGTAVRACRDLGLEPGEVRTAYELAGLPDDELAATVRRTTVFARCAPEDKARIIASLRADGHTVGFLGDGVNDLPALRTADVGIAPRDAVDVARESADVVLADKDLAAIDHAVTAGRHSTVTVATYLRVTLSSNLGNVVAMLAAGLALPFLPMLPAQVLAQNLCFDAAQLAFAHDRPHPDALRRPASLRPRRFLRFIAGFGLLNAVADLATFAVLALALRGPHAIDDAAAFHSGWFTENLTTQALAMLLLRTTPSRSSGATGPRVTPPSAGRPPRPVGAAAGALALAGLLIPLTPLGALLGMIPLPPLYYGLLATVLALYAGALTVARRRYERRS; translated from the coding sequence ATGTCATCGGGTCCGCAGGGGCCGGCGAGCCCCCCTCAAGACCCCTGGGAACCCGACGCCGTTCACGCCCTTCACGGACTCCACGGGCCCGGGGACTCCCACGACCCGTCCAGCCCGCCGTACGCGCGGCTCCCGGACGGTCCGACCACCCTCCAGGTCCTGCGGTGTCTGGACAGCGGTCCGCGGGGGCTGACCGAGGCGGAGGCCGCGGCCCGGCTGGTCCGGTTCGGCCCGCACGACATGCCGTCGCGGGACACGGAGTCCTGGCCGCGTCTGTTCGCGCGCGGCCTGCGCGAGCCCTTCACGGCGGTGCTGCTCTGCCTCGGTCTGGTGTCCGCCGCGGTCGCCGCGTGGGGCACGGCGTGCGTGATCCTCTCGCTGGTCAGCGTCAGTTGCGTCCTGCGCGCGTCGGGCGAGAGCCGGGCCGACCGCTCCCTGGCCGGCCTGCGCCGGCTGGTCGCCGAGACCGCGACCGTGGTCCGCCGCGCCGCCGACGGCATGCCGCCCGCGGTCCGGGACATCCCCGTCGGCGAACTGGTCCCCGGCGACGTCGTGCGTCTGGGACCGGGCGACCTGGTCCCGGCCGACGTACGCCTGCTGCGGGCGAACGGGCTGACCGTGCGTCAAGCGGCGTTGACCGGCGAGTCGTCCGCCGTCGTCAAGAACACGGCCGACGCCCCGGACACCACGTACGAGGACGGCCGGGCGGGCGACGAGCGGCAGGACCACGAGCGGCAGGACCACGAGCGGGACCGGCGGCGGGACGACGGGGCCGCCCGCCAGGGGGTCTTCGGGCAGCGTCAGCTCTGCTTCCAGGGCAGCGGTGTGGTGACCGGCAGCGGTACGGCGGTGGTGCTGGCGACGGGAGCACGGACGAGGTTCGCGGCCGCCCACGGCGATCCGGCCGGCGGACGGAACGGGTCGCGGGGCCGAGCGGCCGGCGCCGTCGACCGGTCCGCGGCGAGCATCTCCTCCGTCCTCGTCCGGTTCATGCTGCTCACCCCGCCGCTCGTCCTGACGGCGAACGCGGCGCTGCGCGGACGGGGCCTGGAGACCCTCCCGTTCGCCGTCGCGGTGGCCGTCGGTCTCACCCCCGAGATGCTGCCCGTCATCGTCAGCACGAGCCTCGCGCGGAGCGCGTCGCTGCTGGCCCGCACCCGTGGCGTGATCGTGAAGCGGCTGCCCGCGCTGCACGACCTCGGCGCGGTCGACGTGCTCTGCCTGGACAAGACCGGCACGCTCACCCAGGACCGGCCGGTCGTGGAGCGTGCCGTGGACGCGCTCGGAGCCGACGATCCCGAGGTGCTGCGGCTCGCCGCCGTCAACGCGTGGTGGACCCTGCAACTCGCCGAACCGCCCACGCCGGACGCCCTCGACGGCGCGCTGCTGGAGGCGGCCGACGCGGACGGGGCCGGACGGGAACCGGCCGCGGCGGGCGCGCGCCACGAGGCGGCGGAGGCGTACGGCGGGACGGCGCGGCCCCGCACCGGGATCGCGGCGGCCCACGGCGGCACCGGCACCGCGGCGGCCCACGGCGGAGCGGCGGATCCCCACGGCGGAGTGGCCGGGGCCCACAGCGGCGTGGGGCGGGCCCACGCCGAGGTGGCGGGGGCCTACGACGGAGTGGCGGCGCTGCCCTTCGATCCGCATCGCAGGATCGCCACCGCCGTCGTACGCCACCCGCGCCGGCTCGGCGTGCACACCGTGGTGGTCAAAGGGGCCGCCGAGGAGGTGCTGCGGCGCTGCGACCTCGCGCAGGACGAGCGGGACGCGCTCCTCGGACTCGCCGCCGACCGGGCGGACGAGGGACTGCGGGTGCTCGCGGTCGCCACCGCCGACCGTCCCGCACGCCGCCGTGGCTGGACCCCCGCCGACGAACGCGGCCTGACCTTCCGCGGGTTCGTCACCTTCCGCGACACGCTCGCGCCGACCGCCGCCGAGGCGCTGCGCGGACTGGGCGGCAGAGGCGTCTCGGTGAAGGTGCTGACCGGCGACCACCCGGGCACCGCGGTGCGCGCCTGCCGGGACCTCGGCCTGGAACCGGGCGAGGTCCGCACGGCGTACGAACTCGCCGGCCTGCCGGACGACGAACTCGCCGCGACGGTCCGCCGTACGACCGTGTTCGCCCGCTGCGCCCCCGAGGACAAGGCCCGGATCATCGCCTCGCTGCGGGCCGACGGGCACACGGTGGGCTTCCTCGGCGACGGTGTCAACGACCTGCCCGCGCTGCGGACCGCCGACGTCGGGATCGCGCCCCGCGACGCCGTCGACGTGGCACGGGAGAGCGCGGACGTGGTCCTCGCCGACAAGGACCTCGCCGCGATCGACCACGCCGTGACGGCCGGACGGCACAGCACCGTCACCGTCGCGACGTATCTGCGCGTCACGCTCTCCTCGAACCTCGGCAACGTCGTCGCGATGCTCGCCGCGGGACTCGCCCTGCCGTTCCTGCCGATGCTCCCGGCCCAGGTGCTGGCCCAGAACCTGTGCTTCGACGCGGCCCAACTCGCCTTCGCCCACGACCGGCCGCACCCCGACGCCCTGCGCCGGCCGGCCTCGTTGCGGCCCCGCCGGTTCCTGCGGTTCATCGCCGGTTTCGGTCTGCTCAACGCCGTCGCCGACCTGGCCACCTTCGCCGTCCTCGCGCTCGCCCTGCGCGGGCCGCACGCCATCGACGACGCGGCGGCGTTCCACTCCGGCTGGTTCACCGAGAACCTGACCACCCAGGCGCTGGCCATGCTGCTCCTGCGCACCACGCCGTCCCGGTCGTCCGGAGCCACCGGCCCCCGGGTCACCCCGCCCTCCGCCGGGCGCCCGCCGCGTCCCGTCGGCGCGGCGGCGGGAGCCCTCGCGCTCGCGGGTCTGCTGATCCCCCTCACCCCGCTCGGCGCGCTCCTCGGGATGATCCCGCTCCCACCCCTCTACTACGGCCTGCTCGCCACGGTCCTGGCGCTCTACGCGGGTGCCTTGACGGTGGCTCGGCGGCGGTACGAACGCCGGTCCTGA
- the tatA gene encoding Sec-independent protein translocase subunit TatA: MLRNGLEPWHLLIVAVVLIVLFGSKKLPDTARALGKSMRILKSEVKAMKDEDPVPAAGQGNRGETTADAPRNTGGQTVPRTTADASGTAH, from the coding sequence ATGCTCCGCAACGGACTGGAACCCTGGCACCTGCTGATCGTGGCGGTCGTCCTCATCGTGCTGTTCGGCTCGAAGAAGCTGCCGGACACCGCGCGGGCGCTCGGCAAGTCGATGCGCATCCTCAAGAGCGAGGTCAAGGCGATGAAGGACGAGGACCCCGTGCCGGCCGCCGGCCAGGGAAACCGCGGAGAGACGACGGCGGACGCCCCGCGGAACACCGGCGGGCAGACCGTCCCGCGGACGACGGCCGACGCCTCCGGCACCGCGCACTGA
- a CDS encoding sporulation protein: MVFKKLLGAMGAGGPSVDTVLDGGAVAPGGILSGQVHLQGGGTDVEIEHIGLDLIARVEAEHEDGESEGAAVFDRFTVGGGFRLAAEERRSVPFRVALPWETPVTELYGQPLGIVLGVRTELAVAGARDKGDLDPLTVRPLPVQEAVLEALGQLGFGFRSADLEYGHIGGTGQQLPFYQEIELTPAPQYAHAVNEIELTFLATPAGMEVVLEADKRGGLFGSGHDALTRFTVSHQDAFALDWNTEVDGWIKELVGHRASYGSHASYGHGDPYAAGSGYGHGGADGYGHTAGHDGHEGRHSGPGMGTAIAAGAAGLAVGVVGGLVAAEVVDEVGDFFEGDEEDGGED, encoded by the coding sequence ATGGTGTTCAAGAAGCTGCTCGGGGCGATGGGCGCGGGCGGCCCCTCGGTGGACACGGTTCTCGACGGCGGCGCGGTGGCCCCCGGCGGGATCCTGTCAGGACAGGTCCATCTCCAGGGCGGTGGCACGGACGTGGAGATCGAGCACATCGGGCTCGATCTGATCGCCCGCGTCGAGGCGGAGCACGAGGACGGGGAGAGCGAAGGCGCCGCCGTCTTCGACCGGTTCACCGTCGGCGGCGGTTTCCGGCTCGCCGCGGAGGAGCGGCGCAGCGTCCCGTTCCGGGTGGCGCTGCCCTGGGAGACGCCGGTCACCGAGCTGTACGGGCAGCCGCTGGGCATCGTGCTCGGGGTGCGGACCGAGCTCGCCGTGGCGGGCGCCCGGGACAAGGGGGACCTCGATCCGCTCACGGTACGGCCGTTGCCCGTCCAGGAGGCGGTGCTGGAGGCACTGGGACAACTGGGCTTCGGCTTCCGGTCGGCCGACCTCGAGTACGGCCACATCGGGGGCACGGGCCAGCAGTTGCCCTTCTACCAGGAGATCGAGCTGACCCCGGCGCCGCAGTACGCGCACGCGGTGAACGAGATCGAGCTGACCTTCCTCGCCACTCCCGCCGGCATGGAGGTCGTCCTGGAGGCGGACAAGCGCGGTGGCCTGTTCGGGTCGGGACACGACGCACTCACCCGATTCACGGTGAGCCATCAGGACGCCTTCGCGCTCGACTGGAACACCGAAGTCGACGGCTGGATCAAGGAGTTGGTCGGGCACCGGGCGTCGTACGGCTCACATGCCTCGTACGGCCACGGCGACCCGTACGCGGCCGGGAGCGGGTACGGCCATGGGGGCGCGGACGGCTACGGGCACACGGCCGGTCACGACGGGCACGAAGGCCGGCACTCCGGACCCGGCATGGGGACCGCGATCGCGGCGGGCGCCGCGGGACTCGCGGTAGGGGTGGTGGGCGGCCTCGTGGCGGCCGAAGTCGTCGACGAGGTGGGCGACTTCTTCGAGGGCGACGAGGAGGACGGCGGGGAGGACTGA
- a CDS encoding phosphatidylglycerol lysyltransferase domain-containing protein, whose protein sequence is MSAQQPALVPGQRNSTSRRTAPADGPADGARPRLRPRAAAATVWYLRLLALLNLVAVVSLPFREEVHEHNAGEFFTPYLATAGLVSAALALFLALVMRRRKRAAWIFNMLLAGPLFALYVLALTQAPFRRHAFNWFSTLFTGLFVLALLLGRKEFRAVGDRSNPRLALAVGAGGVLVSGVLGTLLVSATNKVSGAPLSDRIAYTLLRGVSVGPLADRLDSVVAPRWADVLVNVMVAATFLLVLYACFRAPRGSELLGEDDEKRLRALLAKHGERDSLGYFALRRDKAVMWSPTGKAAIAYRVVGGVTLASGDPIGDPEAWPGAIEEWLREARRHAWTPAVMGASEEAGTIYARHGLDALELGDEAIVERADFTLEGRAMRGVRQAHKRIRRAGYTVRVRRHADIPEAEMATLIDKADHWRDGETERGFSMALGRLGDPCDGRCVMLECHDSDAEPRAVLSFVPWGGTGLSLDLMRRDRNSENGLMEFMVIELLLRAQEFGVQRLSLNFAMFRSVFDRGTRLGAGPVLRLWCRVLIFLSRWWQLESLYRANAKYRPVWEPRYLLFEKSSDLPRIGIATARAEGFLTPPALPVPGRRGRLRASSGSAPGSATSGCSPTPGPSTAASSPGSPSPDTQSPGSPSSG, encoded by the coding sequence GTGTCTGCACAACAGCCAGCGCTCGTCCCCGGACAGCGGAACTCGACGTCGCGGCGGACCGCTCCCGCCGACGGGCCCGCCGACGGCGCACGTCCACGCCTGCGGCCGCGGGCGGCCGCCGCCACCGTCTGGTACCTGCGCCTCCTCGCACTGCTCAACCTGGTGGCGGTCGTCTCGCTGCCGTTCCGCGAGGAGGTCCACGAGCACAACGCGGGTGAGTTCTTCACGCCCTACCTGGCCACCGCGGGCCTGGTCTCGGCGGCCCTGGCGCTCTTCCTGGCCCTGGTGATGAGGCGCCGCAAACGAGCCGCGTGGATCTTCAACATGCTGCTGGCGGGACCCCTGTTCGCCCTGTACGTACTTGCCCTGACCCAGGCCCCGTTCCGGCGGCACGCGTTCAACTGGTTCTCGACGCTGTTCACCGGCCTGTTCGTGCTCGCGCTGCTGCTCGGCCGCAAGGAGTTCCGGGCCGTCGGGGACCGGTCCAACCCCCGGCTGGCGCTGGCCGTCGGCGCGGGCGGCGTCCTCGTGAGCGGGGTCCTCGGGACACTGCTGGTGAGCGCCACCAACAAGGTGTCGGGAGCTCCGCTGAGCGACCGGATCGCGTACACGCTGCTGCGCGGGGTCAGCGTCGGCCCGCTCGCCGACCGCCTCGACTCCGTCGTCGCGCCGCGGTGGGCGGACGTCCTCGTGAACGTCATGGTCGCCGCCACCTTCCTGCTCGTCCTCTACGCGTGCTTCCGCGCCCCGCGCGGCAGTGAACTCCTCGGCGAGGACGACGAGAAGCGTCTGCGCGCGCTCCTGGCCAAGCACGGCGAACGCGACTCGCTCGGCTACTTCGCGCTGCGCCGCGACAAGGCCGTCATGTGGTCGCCGACCGGCAAGGCGGCGATCGCCTACCGCGTGGTCGGCGGGGTGACGCTGGCCTCGGGCGACCCGATCGGCGACCCGGAGGCCTGGCCCGGCGCGATCGAGGAGTGGCTCCGTGAGGCGCGCCGGCACGCGTGGACCCCGGCCGTGATGGGCGCGAGCGAGGAGGCGGGCACCATCTACGCCCGGCACGGTCTCGACGCCCTCGAACTGGGTGACGAAGCCATCGTGGAAAGGGCGGACTTCACCCTCGAAGGACGTGCGATGCGCGGGGTGCGCCAGGCGCACAAGCGGATCCGCCGAGCCGGGTACACGGTCCGTGTCCGCCGCCACGCCGACATTCCCGAGGCGGAGATGGCGACCCTGATCGACAAGGCGGACCACTGGCGGGACGGCGAGACCGAACGCGGCTTCTCCATGGCGCTGGGACGGCTCGGCGACCCGTGCGACGGCCGCTGCGTCATGCTGGAGTGCCACGACAGTGATGCCGAGCCGCGGGCCGTGCTGAGCTTCGTGCCCTGGGGCGGGACCGGGCTCTCGCTCGACCTGATGCGCCGTGACCGGAACTCCGAGAACGGGCTGATGGAGTTCATGGTCATCGAACTCCTGCTGCGGGCGCAGGAGTTCGGGGTGCAGCGGCTGTCGCTGAATTTCGCGATGTTCCGGTCGGTGTTCGACCGGGGCACCAGGCTCGGTGCCGGGCCGGTGCTGCGGCTGTGGTGCAGGGTGCTGATCTTCCTCTCCCGCTGGTGGCAGCTCGAGTCCCTGTACCGCGCCAACGCCAAGTACCGGCCCGTCTGGGAGCCCCGCTACCTGCTGTTCGAGAAGAGCAGTGACCTGCCCCGCATCGGTATCGCAACAGCCCGCGCGGAAGGCTTCCTCACCCCGCCCGCGCTGCCCGTCCCGGGCCGCCGGGGCCGCCTCCGCGCGTCGTCGGGCTCGGCCCCCGGCTCGGCGACGTCCGGCTGTTCGCCGACGCCGGGTCCGTCGACGGCCGCTTCGTCCCCCGGTTCGCCGTCACCCGATACGCAGTCACCCGGTTCGCCGTCCTCCGGATGA
- a CDS encoding NAD(P)/FAD-dependent oxidoreductase translates to MREIVIVGGGYAGFYTAWGLEKALRTGEARVTVVDPRPYMTYQPFLPEVTAGSVEARHAAVSLRRHLRGTRLIAGSVTAISNADRVVTVRSADGTHQELRYDTLVVTAGAVTRTFPVPGLAQQAIGLKHVEEAVAIRDRLMTAFDQAASSPPGAERRKLLTVTFVGGGFSGVEGFGELLSLATAMLRSYPELSFEELSFHLVEARGRILPEVGDGPGAWVVRDLERRGAHVHLNTQLVSVEGGHVVLSSGEEFDSALIVWTAGNASNPVVHNHTDLPVDERGLVVVRADLRVGTPAEPVPDVWAAGDDAAVPDLASPVPGAHTVPNAQNAVRQGRRLAKNIVADLRGGRVREYRHSSLGVVATLGLGRGIFQYKGIVVKGLPAWLMHRGYHVLAVPTWERKVRVLAVWLTAALFGRDLVSLASVQHPRDAFLAAGGPRRSGGSAGAETGHGAP, encoded by the coding sequence ATGCGCGAGATTGTGATCGTCGGAGGCGGCTACGCGGGCTTCTACACCGCGTGGGGCCTCGAGAAGGCCCTGCGTACGGGTGAGGCGCGGGTGACGGTCGTCGACCCGCGCCCCTACATGACGTACCAGCCGTTCCTTCCCGAGGTGACGGCCGGCTCGGTCGAGGCGCGGCACGCGGCCGTGTCGTTGCGCCGTCATCTGCGCGGCACCCGGCTGATCGCCGGGAGCGTGACGGCGATCAGCAACGCCGACCGGGTGGTCACCGTCCGGTCCGCCGACGGGACCCACCAGGAACTCCGCTACGACACCCTCGTGGTCACCGCAGGGGCGGTGACCCGCACCTTCCCCGTGCCCGGTCTGGCGCAGCAGGCCATCGGCCTCAAGCACGTCGAGGAGGCCGTGGCCATCCGTGACCGGCTGATGACCGCCTTCGACCAGGCGGCGTCGTCACCGCCCGGCGCCGAGCGGCGGAAGCTGCTCACCGTGACGTTCGTGGGCGGGGGGTTCTCCGGGGTCGAGGGCTTCGGCGAACTGCTGTCGCTGGCGACCGCGATGCTCAGGTCGTATCCGGAACTCTCCTTCGAGGAGCTCTCGTTCCACCTGGTCGAGGCCCGTGGGCGCATTCTGCCCGAGGTGGGGGACGGTCCCGGCGCCTGGGTCGTGCGCGACCTCGAACGCCGCGGCGCGCACGTGCACCTGAACACCCAGCTCGTCTCCGTCGAGGGCGGGCACGTCGTGCTGTCCAGCGGTGAGGAGTTCGACTCGGCGCTGATCGTCTGGACCGCCGGCAACGCCTCGAACCCGGTCGTGCACAACCACACCGATCTGCCGGTCGACGAGCGGGGACTGGTCGTGGTCCGCGCGGACCTGCGGGTGGGTACCCCCGCCGAGCCCGTCCCGGACGTGTGGGCGGCCGGGGACGACGCGGCCGTACCGGACCTGGCCTCGCCCGTACCGGGGGCGCACACGGTCCCGAACGCCCAGAACGCCGTGCGGCAGGGCAGGCGGCTCGCGAAGAACATCGTGGCCGACCTGCGCGGAGGCAGGGTCCGGGAGTACCGGCACAGCAGTCTGGGAGTGGTGGCGACCCTGGGGCTGGGGCGCGGGATATTCCAGTACAAGGGCATCGTCGTCAAGGGGCTGCCGGCCTGGCTGATGCACCGCGGATACCACGTCCTGGCCGTGCCCACCTGGGAGCGGAAGGTCCGCGTGCTCGCCGTCTGGCTCACCGCCGCGCTGTTCGGCCGCGACCTGGTCTCCCTGGCCTCGGTCCAGCATCCCCGGGACGCGTTCCTCGCGGCTGGCGGGCCACGGCGCTCCGGAGGGAGCGCCGGTGCGGAGACGGGACACGGGGCCCCGTGA
- a CDS encoding RNA polymerase subunit sigma, translating to MDRAGAVPLAELLDERRYLLDVACWMLGSAGAAERVVDETYRRWYGLPDAARGRIQVPRSWLARTAGGLCLGRLTGPGGVDDAAGPAMPGGPPGSAGRTAATLLAGPPPPRVRGPRPVPASAHRHDVLARAVREACAAQDGERLVSLLAPDATALFDGGGKVRALARPVHGSRQVAASLLTLLALRPRTTLTAHSVNGRTGLVARYDHQVAAVISLTVTGRRITGISIVLNPDKLRPWNPPPVPHGARPAGPVPEGDDRG from the coding sequence ATGGACCGTGCTGGTGCGGTGCCGCTCGCGGAGTTGCTGGACGAGCGGCGGTACCTGCTGGACGTGGCCTGCTGGATGCTCGGCAGCGCCGGCGCGGCGGAACGCGTGGTCGACGAGACGTACCGCCGGTGGTACGGACTGCCCGACGCGGCGCGCGGGCGCATCCAGGTGCCCCGGTCCTGGCTGGCGAGGACCGCGGGCGGCCTCTGCCTCGGCCGGCTCACCGGACCCGGCGGGGTGGACGACGCCGCCGGCCCCGCGATGCCGGGCGGTCCGCCCGGGAGCGCCGGACGTACGGCGGCCACGCTGCTCGCCGGCCCGCCGCCTCCCCGCGTGCGCGGACCTCGCCCTGTCCCGGCCTCGGCCCACCGGCACGACGTCCTCGCGCGCGCGGTCCGTGAGGCCTGCGCGGCGCAGGACGGCGAACGGCTCGTCTCCCTGCTCGCCCCGGACGCCACGGCGCTCTTCGACGGCGGCGGCAAGGTCCGCGCGCTGGCACGGCCCGTGCACGGCAGCCGGCAGGTCGCGGCGAGCCTGCTGACCCTGCTGGCCCTCCGTCCGCGCACCACCCTGACCGCCCATTCGGTCAACGGCCGCACCGGTCTCGTCGCGCGCTACGACCATCAGGTCGCCGCCGTCATCAGCCTCACGGTCACCGGCCGGCGCATCACCGGGATCTCGATCGTGCTCAACCCCGACAAGCTCCGTCCCTGGAACCCCCCGCCCGTCCCGCACGGCGCGCGGCCGGCGGGCCCCGTACCGGAGGGCGACGACCGGGGCTGA